One stretch of Pseudomonas fragi DNA includes these proteins:
- a CDS encoding pirin family protein — protein sequence MPTLTVIRPRAEDVEGQPILRPLPSAKCRSVGPFVFFDHMLLTHYPPGKGMNIRQHPHIGLSTLTYLFEGQIQHKDSLGSDQLVGPGDVSWMTAGAAIAHIERTPSALLAHGSNLHGLQVWLASPKTHEQGASHYSHHPASSLPVSENLGVRIRLIAGSGFCLTSPVPVLTPTLYADVHMQTATTLLIPAEHPERALYVLEGDVQLDGQPLEPHSLVLLEAGEEMTLSADSDCHLVLIGGAPLDGPRRMNWNFVASNPALIEQARARWAAGDWPTVPGEIGRIELP from the coding sequence ATGCCTACCCTGACCGTGATTCGCCCGCGCGCCGAGGATGTCGAAGGCCAACCGATCCTGCGTCCCCTGCCGTCGGCCAAATGCCGCAGTGTCGGGCCATTTGTGTTTTTCGACCACATGCTGCTGACGCACTACCCACCCGGTAAGGGGATGAATATCCGACAGCACCCGCATATTGGCCTGTCGACCCTGACCTATTTGTTTGAAGGCCAGATCCAGCACAAGGACAGCCTGGGCTCGGATCAATTGGTAGGCCCCGGCGATGTCAGCTGGATGACTGCCGGGGCGGCCATTGCCCATATCGAACGCACGCCCTCTGCCCTGCTGGCGCACGGCTCTAACCTGCACGGCCTGCAAGTGTGGCTGGCATCACCCAAAACCCACGAGCAAGGCGCAAGCCACTACAGCCATCACCCTGCCAGCAGCCTGCCCGTCAGTGAAAACCTGGGGGTGCGGATTCGCCTGATCGCCGGAAGCGGTTTTTGCCTGACTTCACCGGTGCCGGTGCTCACGCCTACCCTGTATGCCGATGTGCATATGCAAACAGCCACCACGCTGCTGATCCCGGCCGAACACCCGGAGCGCGCGCTGTATGTACTGGAAGGTGACGTGCAACTGGATGGCCAGCCACTGGAGCCCCACAGCCTTGTGCTGCTGGAAGCAGGCGAAGAGATGACCCTGAGCGCCGATAGCGACTGCCACCTGGTCCTGATCGGCGGTGCGCCGCTGGATGGCCCGCGGCGCATGAACTGGAACTTCGTCGCCAGCAACCCGGCCCTGATCGAACAGGCCAGAGCGCGCTGGGCGGCTGGCGACTGGCCGACCGTTCCCGGAGAAATCGGCCGGATTGAACTGCCTTGA
- a CDS encoding Na+/H+ antiporter family protein, with the protein MNAVIAAVGIMLVLSLSRVHVVIALIVGALVGGLVGGLGIEATLSAFNGGLGGGAQVALSYAMLGAFAVAIAKSGLAHAMADKALRMVNKQQAVGGNRVKWLLIALLLVVAISSQNILPIHIAFIPLLVPPLLYVLTKLKIDRRLIACVMTFGLITPYMFLPVGFGNIFLNQILLANVSKSGVDISAVNVTHAMAIPALGMLFGLLVAVFISYRKKREYDLGKIEQVEQVAISYNPRTLLVAGVAIAAAFIIQLWLGSMIIGALAGFLIFSASGIVRWRETDDLFTEGMKMMAMIGFIMIAASGFAEVLKATGEVKSLVEASAGWINHSKGVGALLMLLVGLLVTMGIGSSFSTVPILAAIFVPLCVQLGFSPMAIVCIVGTAGALGDAGSPASDSTLGPTSGLNIDGQHHHIWDTVVPTFLHYNLPLLAFGWVAAMVL; encoded by the coding sequence ATGAATGCAGTAATTGCCGCGGTCGGCATCATGCTGGTGCTCAGTTTGTCCCGTGTGCATGTGGTTATCGCACTGATTGTGGGTGCCCTTGTGGGTGGCCTTGTCGGCGGGCTGGGTATTGAGGCGACGCTCAGTGCGTTTAATGGCGGGCTGGGTGGTGGTGCTCAGGTTGCGTTGTCCTACGCGATGCTGGGCGCTTTCGCGGTAGCCATTGCCAAGTCGGGACTGGCCCATGCCATGGCCGACAAAGCGCTGCGCATGGTCAACAAGCAGCAGGCCGTGGGTGGCAATCGGGTCAAGTGGTTGTTGATCGCCTTGCTGCTGGTGGTGGCGATTTCTTCGCAGAATATTCTGCCGATCCACATCGCTTTTATCCCGCTGCTGGTACCGCCGCTGTTGTATGTGCTGACCAAGCTGAAAATCGACCGGCGCCTGATCGCCTGTGTCATGACCTTCGGTTTGATCACGCCGTACATGTTCTTGCCGGTGGGTTTTGGCAATATCTTCCTTAACCAGATCCTGCTCGCCAACGTCAGCAAAAGTGGCGTGGATATCAGCGCTGTCAATGTGACCCATGCGATGGCCATCCCGGCACTGGGCATGCTGTTTGGTTTGTTGGTGGCGGTGTTTATCAGCTACCGCAAAAAGCGCGAGTATGACCTGGGCAAAATCGAGCAGGTTGAGCAGGTTGCCATCAGCTATAACCCGCGCACCCTGCTGGTGGCCGGTGTGGCGATTGCCGCGGCGTTTATCATTCAGCTGTGGTTGGGCTCGATGATTATCGGTGCGCTCGCCGGCTTCCTGATTTTTTCGGCGTCGGGGATCGTGCGCTGGCGCGAGACCGACGATCTGTTTACCGAAGGCATGAAAATGATGGCCATGATTGGCTTTATCATGATTGCCGCTTCGGGCTTTGCCGAGGTGCTTAAAGCCACGGGAGAGGTCAAGTCGCTGGTGGAGGCCTCTGCCGGCTGGATCAACCACAGCAAGGGCGTGGGCGCGCTGCTGATGCTGCTGGTGGGCTTGCTGGTGACCATGGGTATCGGTTCTTCGTTTTCCACCGTGCCGATCCTGGCGGCGATTTTTGTGCCGCTGTGCGTGCAGTTGGGCTTCAGCCCAATGGCGATTGTGTGCATCGTTGGTACGGCGGGCGCCCTGGGTGATGCCGGTTCGCCAGCGTCGGACTCGACCCTGGGCCCGACTTCCGGTTTGAACATTGACGGTCAGCATCACCATATCTGGGACACCGTGGTGCCCACCTTCCTGCATTACAACCTGCCACTGCTGGCCTTTGGCTGGGTAGCGGCGATGGTGTTGTAA
- a CDS encoding sensor histidine kinase: MRSIQRRLSLGLVSVLLIAGLVVGQVSLWLFENGLQRYLESGLQNDSENLLIALSRGPRGLQLDERRLSPAYQRPFSGHYFSIEFGDTHWRSRSLWDAQLPRPDQPGLSRELQPGPEGQMLLVLRSDYQRLGQAVSITVAQDYTPIRESFRQVQRIGLGMGVLALIVILLLQRVTVRRALRPLERARQQISQLQSGQRSQLDARVPIELEPLVTQINHLLAHTEDNLKRSRNALGNLGHALKTPLAVLISLANDPRLAGYPQIQTTLREQLEQIQQRMSRELNRARLAGDALPGAQFDADAELPGLLSTLGMIHGEHLQLTHSVAPGLLLPWDREDMLELLGNLLDNACKWADAQVELSLCQTPQGYVIEVQDDGPGIPEGERDQVFSRGTRLDEQTSGHGLGLGIVRDIVEAWGGQMQLETGALGGLLVRIKLPGRAQKATTA; the protein is encoded by the coding sequence GTGAGATCCATTCAGAGGCGTTTGAGCCTGGGTTTGGTCAGTGTGCTTTTGATTGCCGGCCTGGTGGTAGGGCAGGTCAGTCTCTGGTTGTTTGAAAATGGCCTTCAACGTTATCTGGAGTCAGGCCTGCAAAATGACAGCGAAAACCTGCTGATTGCCTTGAGCCGCGGCCCCCGGGGCTTGCAGCTGGATGAGCGGCGTTTGTCACCGGCCTATCAACGGCCTTTTTCGGGGCACTATTTCAGTATTGAATTCGGTGATACTCACTGGCGTTCACGCTCGCTGTGGGACGCTCAATTGCCGCGCCCCGATCAGCCGGGCTTGAGCCGTGAGTTACAACCTGGCCCGGAAGGGCAGATGCTGCTGGTCTTGCGCAGCGACTATCAGCGCCTTGGCCAGGCGGTCTCGATCACTGTAGCTCAGGACTACACGCCAATACGCGAAAGCTTCCGTCAAGTGCAGCGGATCGGCCTCGGCATGGGGGTTTTGGCCCTGATCGTGATTTTGCTGCTGCAGCGTGTCACTGTCCGCCGTGCCCTGCGCCCATTGGAAAGGGCGCGCCAACAAATCTCTCAACTTCAGTCTGGGCAACGTTCGCAGCTGGATGCCCGGGTGCCCATTGAGCTTGAGCCGCTGGTGACGCAGATAAACCATTTGCTGGCTCACACCGAAGACAACCTCAAACGCTCGCGCAATGCGCTGGGTAACCTGGGGCATGCACTAAAAACGCCGTTAGCGGTGTTGATCAGCCTGGCCAACGATCCGCGGCTTGCTGGTTATCCCCAGATACAAACCACATTGCGTGAGCAGTTGGAGCAGATACAGCAACGCATGAGCCGCGAGCTCAACCGTGCGCGCCTGGCAGGTGATGCCTTGCCGGGTGCGCAATTCGATGCGGATGCAGAGTTGCCGGGGCTGCTGTCGACCCTGGGGATGATCCACGGCGAGCATCTGCAACTGACGCACAGCGTTGCGCCGGGCCTGCTGCTGCCCTGGGATCGCGAGGACATGCTCGAGTTGCTCGGCAACCTGCTGGATAACGCCTGCAAATGGGCCGATGCCCAGGTAGAGCTGAGCCTGTGCCAAACCCCGCAAGGGTATGTGATTGAGGTGCAGGACGATGGCCCGGGCATTCCTGAAGGCGAGCGTGATCAGGTGTTCAGCCGCGGCACCCGTCTGGATGAGCAAACCAGCGGCCACGGCCTGGGTTTGGGGATTGTGCGAGATATCGTCGAGGCCTGGGGAGGGCAGATGCAGCTTGAAACAGGGGCGTTGGGCGGGCTGCTTGTAAGAATCAAGCTTCCAGGGCGTGCGCAAAAGGCGACGACGGCGTAA
- a CDS encoding response regulator transcription factor, translating into MRLLLVEDHVPLADELMASLTRSGYALDWLADGRDALYQGQSEPYDLIILDLGLPGISGLDVLKQWRTQGLATPVLILTARSSWSERIDGLKAGADDYLTKPFHPEELLLRVQALLRRSHGQANQPLLKCAGLHLDEARQCVVNDGAQVQLTAAEFRLLRYFMLHPQQILSKSHLAEHLYDGETERDSNVLEVHVNHLRRKLGRSVIETRRGQGYIFGAASQ; encoded by the coding sequence ATGCGGTTGTTGCTGGTTGAAGATCATGTTCCGTTGGCCGACGAGCTAATGGCCAGCTTGACCCGTTCGGGCTATGCGCTCGATTGGTTGGCCGATGGCCGTGACGCGTTGTATCAGGGGCAAAGTGAGCCCTATGACCTGATTATTCTTGACCTGGGTTTGCCCGGCATATCGGGGCTTGACGTCCTCAAGCAATGGCGGACCCAGGGGCTGGCCACACCGGTATTGATTCTGACTGCCCGCAGCTCCTGGTCGGAACGCATCGATGGCCTTAAAGCCGGTGCCGATGATTATTTAACCAAGCCCTTTCATCCTGAAGAGTTGTTGTTGCGGGTTCAGGCGCTGTTGCGCCGCTCTCACGGGCAGGCGAACCAACCTTTATTGAAGTGCGCTGGGCTGCATCTGGATGAGGCGCGTCAGTGTGTGGTCAACGATGGCGCGCAGGTGCAATTGACCGCGGCCGAGTTTCGTCTCCTGCGCTACTTTATGCTGCACCCGCAGCAGATCCTCTCCAAAAGCCACTTGGCAGAGCATCTCTATGACGGCGAGACCGAGCGCGACTCCAATGTGCTTGAGGTTCATGTCAATCATCTGCGTCGCAAGCTTGGCCGCAGCGTGATCGAAACCCGGCGTGGCCAGGGGTATATTTTCGGCGCTGCCAGCCAGTGA
- a CDS encoding PepSY domain-containing protein, translating to MTVSLRMGGCVVVLLCAVCSLALARDLGQDEALRLREQGLIQPMEKLLQKALERHPGAKLLEVELEEDDDVYVYEFELLTPGGVVREIKLNASNGQLLKDEVDD from the coding sequence ATGACAGTGAGCCTGAGAATGGGCGGATGTGTCGTGGTATTGCTCTGTGCTGTTTGTTCTTTGGCCTTGGCCCGGGACCTGGGGCAAGACGAGGCCCTGCGTTTGCGTGAGCAAGGGCTTATCCAGCCGATGGAGAAATTGCTGCAAAAAGCCCTCGAGCGCCATCCGGGCGCAAAGCTACTGGAGGTGGAGCTGGAGGAGGACGACGACGTTTATGTTTATGAGTTCGAGCTGCTGACGCCAGGTGGCGTTGTGCGCGAGATCAAGCTGAACGCCAGTAATGGGCAGTTGCTCAAAGATGAGGTAGATGATTAA
- the queD gene encoding 6-carboxytetrahydropterin synthase QueD has translation MEIFKEFTFESAHRLPFVPEGHKCGRLHGHSFKVAIHLSGDIDPATGWIRDFSEIKAIFKPLYEQLDHNYLNDIPGLENPTSEVLAKWIWQQLKPLLPELSAIRIHETCTSGCIYYGD, from the coding sequence GTGGAAATTTTCAAAGAGTTTACCTTCGAATCCGCACACCGCCTGCCTTTCGTGCCTGAAGGTCACAAATGCGGCCGCCTGCATGGTCACTCATTCAAAGTGGCCATTCATTTAAGCGGCGATATCGACCCTGCCACTGGCTGGATCCGGGACTTTTCGGAAATCAAGGCGATTTTCAAGCCGCTCTATGAGCAGCTTGATCATAATTACCTGAACGATATCCCTGGCCTGGAAAACCCAACCAGCGAAGTGTTGGCCAAGTGGATTTGGCAGCAGCTTAAACCTCTGCTTCCTGAACTGTCGGCGATACGCATTCATGAAACCTGCACCAGTGGCTGTATCTACTACGGTGACTGA
- the rhtA gene encoding threonine/homoserine exporter RhtA, which produces MTKHPHSLVASLFPVGLLLIAMASIQSGASLAKSMFPIIGAQGTTSLRLTFASIIMLLILRPWRAKLTAKSLKTVIVYGIALGGMNFLFYMSLRSVPLGIAVALEFTGPLAVAIYTSRRPIDFIWIGLAITGLMLLIPTGESTDGIDPVGAGYALSAGVCWALYILYGQRAGADNGVQTAALGVIIAALFFAPIGIYHAGAALLTPGLIPIAIGVALLSTALPYTLEMIALTRMPTRTFGTLMSIEPAFGALSGLLFLNEILSFTQWMAISCIIMASIGATLTMRNHSTPVVADKKPVNGHSSGN; this is translated from the coding sequence ATGACAAAGCACCCCCATAGCCTCGTAGCGTCGCTATTCCCTGTTGGTTTGCTGCTGATTGCAATGGCCTCGATCCAATCAGGCGCATCGCTGGCGAAAAGCATGTTCCCGATCATTGGGGCCCAAGGCACTACCAGCCTGCGCCTGACATTCGCCAGTATCATCATGCTGCTGATTCTGCGCCCCTGGCGTGCCAAGCTCACCGCCAAGTCCTTGAAGACCGTCATCGTTTACGGGATTGCCCTGGGGGGAATGAATTTCCTCTTCTATATGTCACTGCGCAGTGTTCCTTTGGGTATCGCTGTGGCCCTGGAATTTACCGGGCCTCTGGCCGTCGCGATTTACACCTCGCGCCGCCCCATCGACTTTATCTGGATAGGCCTGGCCATCACCGGCCTGATGCTGCTCATCCCCACCGGTGAGAGTACTGACGGTATCGACCCGGTCGGCGCGGGTTACGCACTCAGTGCCGGGGTCTGCTGGGCGCTGTACATTCTCTACGGGCAACGGGCCGGAGCCGATAACGGCGTTCAGACAGCTGCTTTGGGCGTGATAATTGCAGCTTTATTCTTCGCACCTATCGGTATCTATCACGCAGGGGCCGCATTGCTGACCCCGGGCCTGATCCCGATAGCCATTGGCGTAGCCTTATTGTCTACGGCATTGCCCTACACGCTGGAGATGATTGCGCTGACACGGATGCCCACCCGCACATTCGGCACCCTTATGAGCATAGAGCCAGCCTTCGGGGCCCTGTCGGGGTTGTTGTTCTTGAATGAGATCCTGTCATTCACACAATGGATGGCAATCTCTTGCATCATCATGGCTTCGATCGGTGCGACCCTGACCATGCGCAACCACTCAACACCTGTTGTAGCAGACAAAAAGCCTGTTAATGGACACAGTTCTGGTAATTGA
- a CDS encoding aminopeptidase P family protein, with the protein MSTQSLHSGSVVERLARTRALMSQRGIHALLVPSADPHLSEYLPAYWQGRQWLSGFYGSVGTLIVTPTFAGVWADSRYWEQAAKELSGSTIELVKLLPGQPGPLEWLAEQAPEGATVCVDGAVLALASARTLESKLKDRGAVLRTDIDLLGEVWLDRPALPVQPVYEHLPPQATVSRVSKLAQLRETLKQRNADAHFIATLDDIAWLFNLRGSDVSFNPVFVSFALIEDARATLFLDLGKVSPALRETLAGDGVELRDYAQISAALASLPATTRLLVDPARVTCGLLGHLQADVKLVEGLNPTTLAKSQKSLEDAVHIRQAMEQDGAALCEFFAWLETALGRERITELTIDEQLTAARARRPGFVSLSFNTIAAFNANGAMPHYHATEQEHALIEGDGLLLIDSGGQYLGGTTDITRMVPVGTPTQEQKRDCTRVLKGVIALSRAQFPQGILSPLLDSIARAPIWAENVDYGHGTGHGVGYFLNVHEGPQVIAYQAAAAPHTAMQPGMITSIEPGTYRPGRWGVRIENLVLNREAGSSEFGTFLKFETLTLCPIDSRCLEPSLLTREELAWFDAYHQQVRERLSPLLAGAALEWLLARTAPLSNG; encoded by the coding sequence ATGAGTACTCAGTCGTTGCATTCGGGATCGGTTGTGGAGCGTTTGGCCCGCACCCGGGCGTTGATGAGCCAGCGCGGCATTCATGCCCTGCTGGTGCCCTCGGCCGACCCCCATCTTTCCGAGTACTTGCCTGCTTACTGGCAGGGCCGTCAATGGCTGTCGGGGTTTTACGGCTCTGTAGGCACCTTGATCGTGACGCCAACCTTTGCCGGCGTATGGGCTGACAGCCGTTACTGGGAGCAGGCTGCCAAAGAGCTCAGTGGTAGCACCATTGAGCTGGTCAAGCTGTTGCCTGGCCAGCCCGGCCCTCTGGAGTGGCTGGCCGAGCAGGCGCCCGAAGGTGCAACCGTTTGCGTGGATGGCGCGGTACTCGCACTGGCCTCGGCCCGCACCCTTGAAAGCAAGCTCAAGGACCGCGGTGCTGTGTTGCGTACCGATATCGATCTGCTGGGCGAGGTATGGCTTGATCGCCCGGCATTGCCGGTGCAGCCGGTTTATGAACACTTGCCACCGCAAGCGACCGTCAGCCGGGTGAGCAAGCTGGCGCAGTTGCGCGAAACACTCAAGCAGCGCAACGCTGACGCTCACTTTATTGCGACCCTGGATGACATCGCCTGGTTGTTTAACCTGCGTGGCTCGGATGTTTCCTTCAATCCGGTATTCGTTTCGTTTGCCCTGATCGAAGATGCGCGGGCCACCCTGTTCCTTGACCTGGGCAAAGTCAGCCCGGCATTGCGCGAGACCCTGGCCGGTGACGGTGTTGAGCTGCGTGACTACGCCCAGATCAGTGCTGCGCTGGCATCCTTGCCGGCTACCACCCGTTTGCTGGTGGACCCAGCCCGTGTGACCTGCGGGTTGCTCGGCCATCTGCAGGCCGATGTGAAGCTGGTTGAAGGCCTGAACCCGACCACCCTGGCCAAGTCGCAAAAGAGCCTGGAAGACGCGGTGCATATCCGTCAGGCGATGGAGCAGGATGGCGCTGCGTTGTGTGAGTTCTTCGCATGGCTGGAAACAGCCTTGGGGCGCGAACGAATTACGGAGTTGACCATCGATGAGCAACTGACTGCGGCGCGCGCCCGCCGTCCGGGGTTTGTGTCCCTGAGCTTTAATACCATTGCCGCTTTCAATGCCAATGGCGCAATGCCTCACTACCATGCAACCGAACAGGAACATGCGCTGATAGAGGGCGACGGCCTGCTGCTGATCGACTCCGGCGGGCAGTACCTGGGCGGCACGACCGATATCACGCGAATGGTGCCGGTCGGGACGCCCACCCAGGAACAGAAGCGCGACTGCACCCGTGTATTGAAGGGGGTCATTGCACTGTCCAGGGCTCAATTCCCCCAAGGGATCCTGTCACCGCTGCTGGACTCGATTGCCCGGGCACCGATCTGGGCCGAGAACGTCGATTACGGGCACGGCACCGGGCATGGCGTCGGCTACTTTCTGAATGTGCACGAAGGCCCCCAGGTAATTGCCTACCAGGCTGCAGCGGCACCGCATACGGCAATGCAGCCGGGGATGATTACGTCGATTGAGCCGGGGACCTATCGTCCGGGTCGCTGGGGGGTGCGAATCGAGAACCTGGTGTTGAACCGCGAAGCGGGGTCTTCGGAGTTCGGGACGTTCCTCAAGTTTGAAACCTTGACCCTGTGCCCGATTGACAGTCGCTGCCTGGAGCCTTCATTGCTGACGCGCGAGGAACTGGCGTGGTTTGATGCTTATCACCAGCAGGTTCGCGAGCGCTTGAGCCCGCTGCTTGCCGGGGCGGCTCTGGAGTGGTTGCTGGCGCGCACGGCGCCGCTTTCGAACGGTTGA
- a CDS encoding aminotransferase class V-fold PLP-dependent enzyme, translated as MNKRPLYFDYAATTPVDARVIQVMVECLGFEGNFGNPASGSHVFGQQARLAVELARQQVAQLINAQPEQIIWTSGATESNNLALKGVAQASGQSRGHIITSQIEHKAVLDTARFLQDSGFEVTYLAPDANGLVSADQVSAALRADTLLVSLMLVNNELGTVNDIPGIGRRVREHGALFHVDAAQGAGKVAIDLAEWAVDLMSFSGHKIYGPKGIGALYVGPRAQDRLQAQIHGGGHESGLRSGTLATHQIAGMGAAFALASESFAQELAHIGGLRQRLLEQLADVPGLLCNGCPTQRIPHTLSLTFSEGSFNSAALSAELAYSATSACNSASNAPSHVLLALGHDAHKAGRTIRLSLGRFTREQDIDVAVKAIKASLAAPAPFWAVAQPL; from the coding sequence ATGAACAAGCGACCTCTTTATTTCGATTACGCGGCCACCACACCTGTGGACGCTCGTGTCATTCAGGTGATGGTCGAGTGCCTGGGTTTTGAAGGCAACTTTGGCAACCCGGCCTCGGGCTCCCATGTTTTTGGCCAGCAGGCCCGGCTTGCAGTAGAGCTGGCGCGCCAGCAGGTCGCGCAACTGATCAATGCGCAACCCGAGCAGATTATCTGGACCTCGGGCGCAACCGAGTCCAACAACCTGGCCCTCAAAGGTGTTGCCCAGGCCAGTGGCCAGTCCCGTGGGCATATCATTACCAGCCAGATCGAGCACAAGGCCGTACTGGATACGGCGCGCTTTTTACAGGATTCGGGCTTTGAGGTGACGTACCTGGCCCCCGATGCCAACGGCCTTGTCAGCGCTGATCAGGTCAGCGCTGCACTGCGTGCCGATACGCTGCTGGTGTCGTTGATGCTGGTCAACAACGAGCTGGGTACGGTCAATGATATCCCGGGCATCGGCCGTCGGGTGCGCGAGCATGGTGCATTGTTCCATGTTGATGCCGCGCAAGGTGCAGGCAAGGTGGCGATTGACCTGGCTGAATGGGCGGTAGACCTGATGTCGTTCTCGGGGCACAAGATCTATGGGCCCAAGGGGATCGGTGCCTTGTATGTGGGGCCGCGGGCGCAGGATCGCCTGCAGGCGCAGATTCACGGGGGCGGGCATGAGTCCGGCTTGCGGTCGGGCACGCTGGCGACGCATCAAATTGCCGGTATGGGCGCAGCTTTTGCATTGGCCAGTGAGTCGTTTGCCCAGGAGCTGGCGCATATTGGCGGCTTGCGCCAGCGTTTGCTGGAGCAATTGGCCGATGTGCCGGGGCTGCTCTGCAATGGTTGTCCGACCCAGCGAATTCCCCACACCTTGAGCCTGACCTTCAGCGAAGGGTCGTTTAACAGTGCAGCCCTGAGTGCCGAGCTGGCATATTCGGCAACCTCGGCGTGCAACTCGGCCAGCAATGCACCGTCCCATGTGCTGCTGGCGCTGGGGCACGATGCGCACAAGGCCGGGCGTACCATTCGCCTGAGCCTTGGCCGTTTCACCCGTGAGCAGGATATAGATGTGGCGGTAAAGGCCATCAAGGCTTCCCTGGCGGCACCCGCGCCGTTCTGGGCGGTTGCCCAGCCCTTGTAG
- a CDS encoding sigma-54 interaction domain-containing protein — MQLLTLPATPALATSIRATAQVFEDPASRALLAHLQQIAPSDASVLIIGETGTGKELVARHIHQLSHRHQKPFVAVNCGAFAESLVEAELFGHEKGAFTGALAAKAGWFEEADGGTLFLDEIGDLPLTIQVKLLRVLQEQEVVRLGSRKSTPINVRVLAATNVNLEQAIDAGHFREDLYYRLNVVSLGLLPLRERPGDILPLARHFLKVYRQRLPHGPTALSECAEQVLVHHPWQGNIRELENVVHHSLLLCRNQSITVQDLRLPQPRNRRQDFAAPQPGTHSTRELLQRAFRKLFEEEPGALHETVEDALLRAAYEFCHHNQVHTAKLLGLSRNVTRTRLIKLGALSVNTRRTEADALAY, encoded by the coding sequence ATGCAGCTTTTAACACTACCTGCCACCCCGGCACTGGCCACGTCCATACGCGCCACCGCCCAGGTCTTTGAAGATCCGGCGTCCAGGGCCCTGTTGGCGCACCTGCAACAAATCGCCCCCAGTGATGCCAGCGTGCTTATCATTGGCGAGACCGGCACCGGCAAGGAACTGGTCGCCCGCCATATCCACCAGCTCAGCCACCGGCATCAGAAGCCATTTGTGGCCGTCAACTGCGGCGCGTTTGCGGAGTCACTGGTTGAAGCCGAACTGTTTGGCCATGAAAAAGGCGCGTTTACCGGCGCACTGGCCGCCAAGGCCGGCTGGTTTGAAGAGGCGGATGGCGGCACGCTGTTTCTGGATGAAATCGGCGACTTGCCGTTGACCATCCAGGTCAAGCTGCTGCGTGTGCTGCAAGAGCAGGAAGTGGTGCGCCTGGGTTCGCGCAAGAGCACGCCGATCAACGTGCGCGTCCTGGCTGCCACCAATGTCAACCTGGAGCAGGCCATCGATGCAGGGCACTTTCGCGAAGACCTTTACTACCGCCTGAATGTCGTCAGCCTGGGCTTGTTGCCGTTGCGTGAGCGCCCTGGTGATATCCTGCCACTGGCCCGGCACTTTCTTAAAGTCTACCGCCAACGCTTGCCCCACGGGCCAACCGCCCTGAGCGAATGCGCCGAGCAAGTGCTCGTCCACCACCCCTGGCAGGGCAATATTCGCGAACTGGAAAACGTCGTACACCACAGTCTGCTGCTGTGCCGCAATCAGTCCATCACCGTGCAGGACCTGCGCTTGCCGCAACCGCGCAACAGGCGCCAGGACTTCGCGGCGCCGCAGCCGGGCACACACAGTACCCGTGAATTGTTGCAGCGGGCCTTTCGCAAGTTGTTTGAAGAGGAGCCGGGCGCCTTGCATGAAACGGTTGAAGACGCCCTGTTGCGTGCGGCCTATGAGTTCTGCCATCACAATCAGGTCCACACCGCCAAGCTGCTGGGCTTGAGCCGCAATGTCACCCGCACCCGCCTGATCAAGTTGGGCGCACTCTCGGTCAACACCCGGCGCACGGAGGCGGACGCCCTCGCCTATTGA
- a CDS encoding TSUP family transporter — MPFELSVDLTTLAILAAVAFVAGFIDAIAGGGGLLTTPALLTAGLPPHLVLGTNKLSSTFGAATASLTFYRRKLFHPREWKLAIFGTLAGALIGATAAHYMPAEWLNKMLPVIVFGCGLYLLFGGTPKTPIDNDAPIKKKWQLPQGLGLGFYDGVAGPGTGAFWTVSSMLMYPIDLVKASGVARSMNFVSNIAALSVFIFSGHVDWVIGLTMGFAVMVGAFFGARSAISGGAKFIRPVFITVVLGLTVRLAWQHWFGMA, encoded by the coding sequence ATGCCTTTTGAACTCAGCGTAGATTTGACCACCCTCGCCATTCTGGCGGCCGTTGCTTTTGTTGCCGGATTTATCGACGCCATTGCCGGCGGCGGTGGCCTGCTCACCACCCCTGCCCTGCTCACCGCGGGCCTGCCACCCCACCTGGTGCTGGGCACCAACAAACTCAGCTCGACCTTCGGCGCGGCCACGGCGAGCCTCACGTTCTACCGCCGCAAACTGTTCCACCCCCGCGAGTGGAAGCTGGCCATTTTCGGCACCCTGGCAGGTGCGCTGATCGGCGCAACCGCCGCTCACTACATGCCTGCAGAATGGCTTAACAAGATGTTGCCGGTGATTGTATTCGGGTGCGGGCTCTACCTGCTGTTTGGCGGCACGCCCAAAACCCCCATCGACAACGATGCGCCGATCAAGAAGAAATGGCAGTTACCCCAAGGCCTGGGCCTGGGCTTTTATGATGGCGTGGCCGGGCCGGGCACCGGTGCATTCTGGACCGTCAGCAGCATGCTGATGTATCCGATCGACCTGGTAAAGGCCAGCGGCGTGGCCCGCAGCATGAACTTCGTCAGCAACATTGCAGCGCTGTCGGTGTTTATCTTTTCCGGACATGTGGACTGGGTGATCGGCCTGACCATGGGCTTTGCGGTCATGGTCGGGGCTTTCTTTGGCGCCCGCAGCGCGATCAGCGGCGGGGCCAAGTTCATTCGCCCGGTGTTTATTACCGTGGTCCTGGGCCTGACCGTGCGCCTAGCCTGGCAGCACTGGTTCGGCATGGCCTAA